One genomic segment of Myxococcales bacterium includes these proteins:
- a CDS encoding cytochrome b/b6 domain-containing protein, which produces MNTRWSTASLVLHWVSAALIVGLLGLGFVMTDLAAESGSRLMMSRLHTALGLTLMFLTVSRLVVRSRGGRPAPLPLAALHRRGVGVVHGLLYATVFALGASGAFTGARSAWPDYLRGSVSAAPKLEQLASRQVHEALVFVLLTLIVLHVGGVLVQEVRRGGVLRRMIPWLRASPASLERELG; this is translated from the coding sequence GTGAACACGCGCTGGTCCACGGCCAGCCTGGTGCTGCACTGGGTTTCAGCCGCGCTCATCGTCGGGCTCCTCGGCCTCGGCTTCGTCATGACGGATCTCGCGGCTGAGTCAGGCTCGCGACTCATGATGTCGCGACTGCACACGGCGCTCGGTTTGACGCTGATGTTCCTCACCGTGTCGCGACTCGTGGTTCGCTCGCGCGGAGGGCGCCCCGCCCCATTGCCGCTTGCAGCACTCCATCGGCGCGGGGTCGGCGTCGTGCACGGCCTGCTGTATGCGACCGTATTCGCCCTGGGCGCGAGCGGCGCGTTCACCGGGGCTCGAAGCGCCTGGCCCGACTACCTTCGGGGCAGTGTCAGCGCAGCTCCGAAGCTCGAGCAGCTCGCGTCGCGGCAGGTCCACGAGGCGCTGGTCTTCGTGCTCTTGACCTTGATCGTCTTGCACGTCGGTGGGGTGCTCGTGCAGGAAGTGAGACGGGGCGGTGTGCTCCGCAGGATGATCCCATGGTTGAGAGCTTCGCCGGCCAGTCTTGAACGAGAGCTTGGGTGA
- a CDS encoding efflux RND transporter periplasmic adaptor subunit, which produces MRVSPVLRRVFGFMRRSLWLVILVAAGLSAAWFRLWAPVWVEVVRVDRGSIVQEAFGRGTIESQREAAVGFDLVGRLSQVLVEEGTRVTLGQELARLETDQAQADLRSAQKGVSAARSSLQRLAADEERVRALLVTAEREATRTRALFSAGVATGQQHDETTDRLRIARADLDRVLAQRSEATRGIDVAAGGAEQRRVAMVRATLLAPFDGLVTRRLREPGDTVSLGSTVLRIADTSRVYVNAALDETVLPLLAADQAGLIFFPGSSTPVAGTVSSIAWESDRQTHELLVEVTPARLERRVAIGQRADVRIELARREQALRVPMRTIYQDATGPYLYADRGGKIALVRPRFGVTGAEYVEVLEGLSEGDAVLGAQRAGATLPVGRRWRSR; this is translated from the coding sequence ATGCGAGTTTCGCCGGTTCTTCGCCGAGTGTTCGGCTTCATGCGGCGCAGCCTGTGGCTCGTCATTCTGGTTGCGGCCGGGCTGAGCGCAGCCTGGTTTCGGCTCTGGGCTCCGGTTTGGGTCGAAGTTGTGCGCGTCGATCGCGGCAGCATCGTGCAGGAAGCGTTCGGGCGCGGGACCATCGAGAGCCAGCGGGAGGCTGCCGTGGGCTTCGACCTCGTTGGCAGACTCAGTCAGGTGCTCGTCGAGGAAGGGACGCGCGTCACTCTGGGACAGGAGCTCGCGCGGCTCGAGACGGATCAGGCCCAAGCCGACCTGCGCTCGGCGCAGAAGGGCGTCTCGGCGGCTCGCTCGTCGCTCCAGCGACTCGCCGCCGACGAAGAGCGCGTGCGTGCGCTGCTCGTCACGGCAGAGCGCGAGGCCACCCGCACCCGGGCGCTCTTTTCCGCCGGGGTCGCCACCGGGCAGCAACACGACGAGACCACCGATCGGCTACGGATCGCCCGGGCAGATCTCGACCGAGTCCTGGCCCAGCGCTCGGAGGCGACGCGCGGGATCGACGTCGCCGCGGGCGGAGCCGAGCAGCGCCGGGTCGCGATGGTGCGCGCCACGCTGCTCGCGCCGTTCGACGGTCTCGTCACACGACGGCTGCGCGAGCCCGGCGACACCGTCAGTCTCGGCTCGACCGTGCTGCGGATCGCCGATACGAGCCGGGTGTACGTGAACGCGGCGCTCGACGAGACGGTGCTCCCACTGCTCGCCGCGGATCAGGCGGGTTTGATCTTCTTCCCGGGCTCGAGCACACCGGTCGCGGGAACGGTCTCGAGTATCGCCTGGGAGTCTGACCGACAGACCCACGAGCTGCTCGTAGAGGTCACTCCCGCTCGACTCGAGCGCCGTGTCGCCATCGGTCAGCGCGCCGACGTGCGCATCGAGCTCGCCAGACGCGAGCAGGCGCTGCGCGTTCCGATGCGGACGATTTACCAAGACGCAACCGGCCCATACCTGTACGCCGATCGTGGCGGCAAGATTGCACTAGTCCGCCCGCGGTTTGGCGTTACCGGCGCCGAGTACGTCGAGGTGCTCGAAGGTCTTTCCGAAGGGGACGCCGTCCTCGGCGCACAGCGAGCCGGGGCGACCCTTCCCGTTGGACGACGCTGGAGGAGCAGATGA
- a CDS encoding ABC transporter permease, whose protein sequence is MNLALRDVRRHLPRFVGTAAGLGLLLSVVIAMQGIYAGLVDDATILTRAMQADLWVVQRDTRGPFAEASRLDPSVEARASAVPGVQRARPYTYQLIQRERGGAVMRIALVGLGWPDDPGRSLPLVRGRSLAQPHGEMIVDASLGITIGESLVLAGEPYRVVGLTKNTLTSGGDSVAFMSVADAQLVAYDQPPEATLLERERVVERLRRTDLGRGQPALADLATDPRWRAPALASPPVAAVLVDVDPHRIAEVRATMKSWGDVSVYTQAEEEDLLLSGVVERARMQIGLFTVILTLTAAVIVMMVIYNLTLEKTHDLAVLKLMGAPRPRLLGLVLQQAWLLGALGYMLAYAVGELVFPLFPRRVLITSTIAWVAPLATFGVMTLASMLGLSHVMRIDPAQALEG, encoded by the coding sequence ATGAACCTGGCACTTCGCGACGTTCGCCGGCACCTGCCGCGTTTTGTCGGTACCGCCGCGGGGCTGGGCCTCCTGCTCAGTGTCGTCATCGCGATGCAGGGGATCTATGCGGGGCTCGTCGACGACGCGACCATCTTGACCCGGGCGATGCAGGCAGATCTGTGGGTCGTGCAGCGGGACACCCGTGGTCCCTTCGCGGAAGCATCGCGCCTGGATCCGAGTGTCGAGGCGCGCGCCTCCGCGGTGCCGGGTGTCCAGCGCGCACGTCCGTACACGTACCAGCTCATCCAGCGCGAGCGCGGCGGCGCAGTGATGCGGATTGCTCTCGTGGGACTGGGGTGGCCGGACGATCCAGGTCGTTCGCTCCCGCTCGTCCGAGGTCGCAGCTTGGCGCAGCCGCACGGAGAGATGATCGTCGATGCATCTCTGGGGATTACCATCGGCGAGTCCCTGGTGCTGGCGGGCGAGCCGTATCGCGTGGTGGGGCTCACGAAGAACACGCTCACCTCCGGTGGGGACTCCGTCGCGTTCATGAGTGTCGCAGACGCGCAGCTGGTCGCTTACGACCAACCGCCCGAAGCGACGCTCCTCGAGCGTGAGCGAGTGGTCGAGCGCTTGCGTCGCACCGATCTCGGGCGGGGGCAGCCTGCTCTCGCGGATCTCGCGACCGATCCGCGCTGGCGCGCCCCGGCGCTCGCGTCGCCGCCCGTGGCTGCGGTCTTGGTCGACGTTGACCCGCATCGCATCGCCGAAGTGCGCGCGACGATGAAGAGCTGGGGCGACGTCAGCGTCTACACGCAAGCAGAAGAGGAGGACCTGCTCCTGAGTGGCGTCGTCGAGCGAGCGCGCATGCAGATTGGTCTCTTCACCGTGATCCTGACGCTCACCGCCGCCGTGATCGTGATGATGGTCATCTACAACCTGACCCTCGAGAAGACCCACGACCTCGCCGTTCTCAAGCTGATGGGGGCGCCTCGTCCCCGTCTCCTCGGCTTGGTCTTGCAGCAGGCGTGGTTGCTCGGAGCACTGGGCTACATGCTCGCGTATGCGGTGGGAGAACTGGTGTTCCCGCTGTTTCCGCGACGCGTGCTCATCACCTCGACGATTGCCTGGGTGGCGCCGCTCGCCACCTTCGGCGTCATGACGCTGGCGAGCATGCTCGGCCTCAGCCACGTCATGCGGATCGATCCCGCGCAGGCGCTGGAGGGATGA
- a CDS encoding ABC transporter ATP-binding protein: MRMTDAVRAVSLTKTYGTGSAAVVALDDVSLTIAAGTVAALLGPSGSGKSTLIKALGFVSPAETGEVFFQGQPVVKDGVPLADLARLRRRHLGFVFQKANLTSFLTARENVEIACEFGGKTDGRRRARELLSYLDVANRESSYPEMLSGGEQQRVAIARALANEPSLVLADEPTAALDSVRSRAVMELFRKVAHERGAAVLVVTHDHRALDVFDVLYEMEDGRIRPAASA; encoded by the coding sequence ATGAGGATGACGGACGCGGTGCGCGCGGTGAGTCTCACCAAGACCTACGGGACTGGCTCGGCTGCGGTGGTCGCGCTCGACGACGTCAGCCTGACGATCGCGGCGGGGACGGTCGCCGCGCTGCTTGGTCCGAGCGGCTCGGGCAAGTCCACGCTCATCAAAGCGCTGGGCTTTGTGTCGCCGGCCGAGACTGGCGAGGTGTTCTTCCAGGGGCAACCGGTGGTGAAGGACGGCGTGCCACTTGCGGACCTCGCGCGCTTGCGCCGGCGGCACCTGGGGTTCGTCTTCCAGAAGGCCAACCTGACGTCCTTCCTGACGGCTCGGGAGAACGTCGAGATCGCCTGTGAGTTTGGCGGAAAAACCGATGGCCGCAGGCGTGCGCGGGAGCTCCTGAGCTACCTCGATGTCGCCAACCGGGAGAGCTCCTATCCCGAAATGCTGAGCGGAGGTGAACAACAGCGGGTCGCCATTGCCCGAGCGTTGGCCAACGAGCCCTCGCTGGTCCTCGCGGACGAGCCGACGGCCGCTCTGGATAGTGTCCGCAGCCGAGCGGTCATGGAGCTCTTTCGCAAGGTCGCGCACGAGCGTGGCGCTGCCGTGCTGGTGGTGACCCACGACCACCGCGCGCTCGACGTGTTCGATGTCCTGTACGAAATGGAAGACGGACGGATCCGCCCGGCCGCCAGCGCATGA